One genomic region from Kiloniellales bacterium encodes:
- a CDS encoding terminase gives MNPKDFTASLRCLKPEEREELDRLLTAGTPRWLPQPGPQRDALESDADELFYGGAAGGGKTDLLIGAALTRHRRALICRRKANELVEIARRAEEIVGHRRGYNANRHAWRRPGGRCEWLEFGHCQHLGDERAYQGRPHDLKAFDEITHFLKAQYQYLIGWNRTRDPAQRCRVICAGNPPTEAAGDWVIEHWAPWLDPAHPNPARPGELRWFAVLDGESREVESGAGFAYKGETVRPRSRSFIPSAVDDNVYYRTTGYKATLQALPEPLRSKMLKGDFTAGRAEDPWQVIPTVWVEQAQARWQDRAPEPMTTLGVDPARGGADETVVSPRHGNWFAAQIVRPGKATPDGPSVAALVVAAMRDGAQANVDAIGIGASVYDHLKGNGVACRSMVASERSLARDRTGALGFVNKRAEWWWALREALDPDYGEQVALPPDRRLRADLCAPRWKLAARGIQVEAKEDIVARIGRSPDRGDAAVLALVARTPRLDGPFSAAPGGDSSWMGM, from the coding sequence GTGAACCCGAAAGACTTCACCGCATCGCTGCGCTGCTTGAAGCCGGAAGAGCGCGAGGAACTGGACCGCCTGCTCACGGCCGGGACGCCGCGCTGGCTGCCTCAGCCGGGCCCGCAAAGAGACGCCCTCGAAAGTGATGCCGACGAGCTGTTCTACGGCGGCGCCGCCGGCGGCGGTAAGACCGACCTCCTGATCGGCGCCGCGCTGACCCGTCACCGGCGCGCGCTGATCTGCCGGCGCAAGGCCAACGAGCTGGTCGAGATCGCGCGCCGCGCCGAGGAAATCGTCGGTCACCGCAGGGGTTACAACGCGAATCGCCACGCCTGGCGCCGGCCGGGCGGGCGCTGCGAGTGGCTCGAGTTCGGGCACTGCCAGCATCTGGGAGACGAGCGCGCCTACCAGGGCCGGCCGCACGACCTCAAGGCCTTCGACGAGATCACCCACTTCCTCAAGGCGCAGTACCAGTACCTGATCGGCTGGAACCGGACCCGCGACCCGGCCCAGCGCTGCCGCGTCATCTGCGCCGGCAACCCGCCGACCGAGGCGGCCGGCGACTGGGTGATCGAGCATTGGGCGCCCTGGCTCGACCCGGCGCACCCCAACCCCGCCAGGCCCGGCGAGCTGCGCTGGTTCGCCGTGCTGGACGGCGAGAGCCGCGAAGTGGAGAGCGGCGCCGGTTTCGCCTACAAGGGCGAGACGGTCCGGCCGCGCAGCCGCAGCTTCATTCCCAGCGCGGTCGACGACAACGTCTACTACCGGACCACGGGCTACAAGGCGACGCTGCAGGCCCTGCCCGAGCCGCTGCGCTCGAAGATGCTGAAGGGCGACTTCACGGCCGGCCGCGCGGAGGACCCCTGGCAGGTGATCCCGACCGTCTGGGTCGAGCAGGCCCAGGCCCGCTGGCAGGACCGGGCGCCCGAGCCCATGACGACCCTCGGGGTCGATCCGGCGCGCGGCGGTGCCGACGAGACCGTCGTCTCGCCGCGCCACGGGAACTGGTTCGCGGCCCAGATCGTCCGGCCCGGCAAGGCGACGCCCGACGGGCCCAGCGTCGCGGCGCTGGTGGTGGCGGCCATGCGCGACGGGGCGCAGGCCAACGTCGACGCCATCGGCATCGGCGCCTCGGTCTACGACCACCTGAAGGGCAACGGCGTCGCCTGCCGGAGCATGGTGGCCTCGGAGCGCTCGCTGGCGCGCGACCGCACCGGCGCGCTCGGCTTCGTCAACAAGCGGGCCGAGTGGTGGTGGGCCCTGCGCGAGGCGCTCGACCCGGACTACGGCGAGCAGGTCGCCCTGCCGCCCGACCGCAGGCTCAGGGCCGACCTCTGCGCGCCGCGCTGGAAGCTGGCCGCCCGCGGCATACAGGTCGAGGCCAAGGAGGACATCGTGGCGCGGATCGGGCGCTCTCCGGACCGGGGCGACGCCGCCGTGCTGGCGCTGGTCGCCAGGACGCCGCGGCTCGACGGGCCCTTCTCCGCCGCGCCCGGCGGCGACAGCTCTTGGATGGGGATGTGA